AAACTGCAAGCAATCAACTAAAAGGCAAGATGTGGACTTCCCAAAGGTGCGTTTTCATATGGGATACTGACTGGTCCATATATGCTGTCAATTCCGATATCAAGTCTCTGACAAAAAAAAACAGTAAGAGAAAAATACCTCTTCTAGTCTAGGAAAGAAAAATCATATCAAGTCCCTGACGGAAAAACAGTAAAAGAAAAAACTCTAGGAAAAAAACATGCGTTTATAAAACAGTAAAAGAAAAAAACTCTATGGGAAAAATTTGAGTTTGGCGGGAGTCGAACCAGGTATATTGCCTGGAAGGCAATTATCCTAACCGTTGGACTACAAACGCTATTATGCTCTAAAGCGTACAAAAATCATAATTGACTATTACATCTCTATATATATGGAGCCCCGTACCACATCGATGGCAAGCAACAATGGAATTCTTGGTTTGGGTCAGTTCGAATGATGAGCCAAGGACGAACTTTAGTCGAGGGATCAAATGATCAACCCCTGAAACCAGCAAACACATGATCTATGCCTCTAATCGAGGGACCACCAAAATTGAAAGTTCGGTCACACGACCATCAATCAATTCTCTAAATGAAACGCGGGGTAAAAAATAGACATCAGTCAGTTTCTAGTTCGTGAGAAACAGTTACGTAGGTAGTGTGATACAAGAATTTAAGCACATCACATAGAGGGGAAACGGCTTTAATTCGTAGGACAAGCTGGAAAAGCAATCCAACTGAATCCTCTGTACCAAGTCAGAATGAAACTACGATGGTTGAGGATGAGGAGGTACCATAGGTTCAGATCGATCCATCACATTGGCTCAGCCAGTTCTTGATGAAAAGGCAGTGAAAAGTTTTTCAGAAGTTTGGAACAGGTGAGCGCAACCTTTACCTTTCTTCTTGTTTTCACACAACAAAAGTCAGACGTTGTCCTTGTTTGGTGTCTCAGTTTGTCAGGCGACAAACTGGAAGATCAGATTACCGACTACGCATACGAACGGCTTCAATCGAATTCAAGAATAAAATGATACACACAGGATGGAAACCATTGAACTCCAGATGAACTGATGACTAAAAGTTCTGCACCAGATTCCTCCCCATCACAAGGTTGGATAGGATCCATGGCACATCAGCCTCACGGGATGGGGTCACCAACAGCGAGAATCCGTTAGGTAGCATGCTAGGATGGCCGGCCACACATCAGTACATAAATTTATGCACATCAAAAAGAGACAGCTGACACTTTGGCCGTAGCTATACTATGATTCAATAAGTAGAGGGCAAGCCAAAACACAATCCGGTAAACGTTATTGAAACCAGCAGTGTGATAGAGCCAACCGCCAGCAATGGTTGGCACCTATAAATGCTACAAGATCATAGGCACACTGTTTGATTGAACGCACAGGAGCATGTGCCATCTATAGCAGTATACTGGTTGAGAGACCCTTAGGCTGATGAGTTATGATCAGTCATGAAAATGGACCATGGTACAAACTACTCGGTGAATTATTCAACGCGAAACAGCCGGTGGTCCTTACAGCAACATGAAGTAGATTACAGCGACAACAGGCGGATCAATCAAGAAGATTCCTCTAATTCTGATCTCAAGCAGTGAGGTACAGATAACAAGTCCCTGGCTATACACAGCTAATGCAAGTCATGATCACGATATTATCTGAAACCCAAGATAGCAGTGCTAGATGCAACATAAAGCAAGTTGCGGCAGAAGAAAATGAGGTGCCCATAATTCTTActttaaaaaaaagagaagaggtTGCAGAAATATGGAGCAGCTAGATGTAAAACAAGCAAACACAGGCCATCACATAAAAACTCGGAGATGACAAAATAAATGCTCATCAGTGTGATAATATGAAAGATATGAAACAAAATGGTAGGTTGATCAATCAAGGAGCTGGCCGGCCGGGGTTCGAACCCTGGTTCTGCACCGCTTGTTTCGTGCAAGCAAATAATTTCCAAGCCTCTCACGCGTGATGCCACAATGGGATCGTGACGTGCCTGTCGTCTACGAAAtcagtggatttcggtgatctcAAGAAGGACGCGGTCTTCAAGATCTGAGTGTAGCTATATGTTTGTTTGTACACGGGTGGTATGTGTAGTGTGCGTGTGTTGAGTGGGCGTGCGTGTGTACGATCAGATGCTACTGTTGAACCTAGATGAGAGGCGCAAAAAAAAATCAAGGAGTTTCCTTCAATAATAGCAGATCAGATGCATGATTATCTCAAGATTtgcaggtgaaatgctacaagtAAGCTGAGAAGTGAGAAAGATTCCCAAACTTAATGCTAGTTGTTGATCATTTGATAGATCTCATCCTGTCTATAGCTTGTGAGACAATTAATACAAAACAGTCTGAACATTCCTTAGGTTTGATCATTAATGAAGTTTGCATAaggtcccctcacaatcatcatttGCATCCCTAACTTGTCATCACATGACCTGAATCAAGTCGGCAATGTGATCATGTTTTGTCAATACATAATAGTACAAGTTCCTCCAGTAAATAATGTTCGGAATGTTAGCCCCTGCTCCCTGGCTTGAAAAATTAGTCAAGTACACGTCAAAAAAACCCGGTGAACTAGTGATGAGGAGGTGCTGGTTTATTTGGTGTAATAAAATGAATCTAGCATGTTCAGTTGTGAACAAAAGAAATACGGACTCTCCAACCAATACAAAACTGCAGGTTTATAGCACACATGGATTTAGCCATCTAAAAAGCAAAGCCTGCCAGCAACTTGCAGATCAACAGATTGGAGGAGCTTTTATGCTCCAAATACTTAAGAGATGCACAAATTTAAAGCATAAACCAAAGGGTTGCTTCCAACTAGCTACCTCTTGGAATGCTAAAAGATTCACGCACCTCCCACTGAATGGTTGAGGCAAGCATCTTTTGAGGTCTCGGCGTGTACTCATACCTTATTTGCAGACAGTGCCACTGCTCCATCAGTTTGACGCCGTCAAActacaggtgtgaaaagtcgaaaatacccttatgtctaaatatgtcattaatttttttagcatcttaacgacttcaaatgaaaaaactcaaaactagaaagttgtagatctcgtcgagatctataattttcatataaaaattattttcatttaattccgcaaaaaaaaaaattctaagatatattaatcataccaaatcatatttttttacgaaattaaatgaagataatttttatatgaaaattatagatctcgacgagatctacaactttctagttttaagttttttcatttgaagttgttaagatgctcaaaaaaattaatgacatatttagacataagggtattttcgatttttcacacctacagtttgacggcgttaaagcccaaactgacggcagtggcatagagggcacaaaaaagttgaagcagtggcgctgaagacccctgaactttttcaggggcacacagagcattgcgatcttttataatggcacacaaagAATTCCCAAAAAAAACAAAGGTGCACTAAAGAAGACATTTACAAAGGCTGTACCAGCCATAGCACATATTCCTATCTCATTATCATGGTAGTGGTCCTTGGCACCAGAAAAAGCACCTAAGTGAAACTTCCTCATCATACAGACACAGGTGGTCCTTTGTATAAGAACTAAAAAGACTTAAACTAACTGGGAAAACACTAATGCTACCTCAATACCTTCTCTGATGTATACTTCTTCACCTTTAGCTCTCTGTTCCTTCTTCTAGTGTCTTCGTAATTAACCTGATCAGCTTCATCAACATAAATAATTTCAGGCTCGTCACCGGCTTCAACATCATCCTCATCATAATTGGCAGACTCTATCTCACTCCTAGCATCCCCATCCTCTTCTTCCACatcttcatattcatcatcaaaaTATTGTTGAGCTCGCAGACCGTGGAATTCTGGTGGGGGAGGGCAGTCTTCAGTAATTGCCTCATCCCGTTTCATAACAAGATGTCTGATGATCCTTTCATCCTTGTCTAGCAGGGTCTTGAagtcattgatgtatcttgactCTATCTCAAAGTTCATTAAAATGTAATTGGCATGTGTTGCTTTCTTTATTTTGTAAGCAAGCCTGCGCAGCCCCCAATTGTTAAGCCTCCATATCCTTCCTTTCTTGTCCCTGATAAAATCTAAAAGAGAACAAAGAGAATAATTGTATGTTAACTCTTCAGTAGTATATTGATAAACTGTTAGACTATTCCATAAAATGTAAAAAATATAGGCTCAGGTATATTAGCTGATTGAAACAAATATAATAGAAACATGTGCACCACAATGAATAAAGAAACAACATTTTCCTTCCTGCCTTAGAGATTGCAAGTTTAGCAAATCAGAAAAAGCAAATCAGACAGATAGTAGCAAGTTTAGCAGGGAACGTCCCTATAAGAGTGTCAAACCTACAGGCAGAACATGACATATAAGTACCTT
The sequence above is drawn from the Miscanthus floridulus cultivar M001 chromosome 15, ASM1932011v1, whole genome shotgun sequence genome and encodes:
- the LOC136509026 gene encoding protein REGULATOR OF FATTY ACID COMPOSITION 3, chloroplastic-like, producing MEATAVPRALSLLGPSQSPPPPPPRMRMNCLRVAIGGGVRRRGAVAVWAKKKRGRGGDGEAQERVDTHSFAPKAGESAGLFPEAVLLRKKMVREDGQVSPEFADADEEKLYDFLNIQLESDLNLKRMRHYEVVYLIHEDRIEEVENVVSKVQDFIRDKKGRIWRLNNWGLRRLAYKIKKATHANYILMNFEIESRYINDFKTLLDKDERIIRHLVMKRDEAITEDCPPPPEFHGLRAQQYFDDEYEDVEEEDGDARSEIESANYDEDDVEAGDEPEIIYVDEADQVNYEDTRRRNRELKVKKYTSEKVLR